A window of the Brassica napus cultivar Da-Ae chromosome C5, Da-Ae, whole genome shotgun sequence genome harbors these coding sequences:
- the BNAC05G31630D gene encoding uncharacterized protein BNAC05G31630D isoform X1, translated as MYKCLIMEGEESVLDAIYEDEDGFETMEDVDMVDVEEGEIAGDHDLHSGEGQNGGMDGDKDKDGILGNKDGQNQPNKNKRKKNKKKKKRRNGPVMGKPMDLDRFVRDTCRRLKEKKSYMVYTAVGCLGIPALSDLVNEVEAIETCGGQVTADGSRKRSGGGVLWNIIKARQPASYREIMKKTRDFEKQFRYPNTRPKLGPKKDEGSSSEGLASANASSDEALIPDMCAMPVAEQTESNPQKERKSVHERIRVPVSYDDLFFGEVPVDASEAQAQDSSV; from the exons ATGTACAA GTGTTTGATCATGGAGGGAGAAGAGAGTGTGTTGGATGCTATATATGAAGATGAAGACGGGTTTGAAACCATGGAAGATGTTGATATGGTTGATGTGGAAGAAGGGGAGATTGCTGGTGACCATGATTTACATTCTGGAGAGGGACAGAATGGTGGCATGGATGGAGACAAGGATAAAGATGGGATCTTGGGTAACAAGGATGGGCAGAATCAgccaaacaagaacaagaggaagaagaataagaagaagaagaagagaagaaacggTCCTGTGATGGGGAAGCCCATGGATTTAGACAG GTTTGTTAGGGATACTTGTAGACGCCTCAAGGAGAAGAAGTCTTACATGGTATACACTGCTGTTGGGTGTCTTGGAATTCCTGCCTTAAGTGATCTTGTCAATGAG GTGGAAGCAATCGAGACATGTGGAGGTCAGGTGACTGCTGATGGTAGTAGGAAACGATCAGGAGGTGGTGTGTTGTGGAACATCATCAAAGCGAGACAACCCGCATCTTACAGAGAGATAATGAAAAAGACCAGGGATTTTGAG AAGCAATTCAGGTATCCTAACACAAGACCAAAGTTAGGGCCAAAAAAAGATGAGGGTAGCTCCTCCGAAGGACTTGCCTCCGCAAATGCATCTTCTGATGAAGCTCTGATCCCTGACATGTGTGCTATGCCGGTAGCTGAGCAGACTGAATCCAACCCGCAAAAAGAAAGGAAATCTGTTCATGAGAGGATCAGAGTACCTGTTTCGTATGATGACCTTTTTTTCGGAGAAGTACCTGTGGATGCTTCAGAAGCACAAGCGCAAGACTCTTCTGTTTAA
- the BNAC05G31630D gene encoding uncharacterized protein BNAC05G31630D isoform X2: MEGEESVLDAIYEDEDGFETMEDVDMVDVEEGEIAGDHDLHSGEGQNGGMDGDKDKDGILGNKDGQNQPNKNKRKKNKKKKKRRNGPVMGKPMDLDRFVRDTCRRLKEKKSYMVYTAVGCLGIPALSDLVNEVEAIETCGGQVTADGSRKRSGGGVLWNIIKARQPASYREIMKKTRDFEKQFRYPNTRPKLGPKKDEGSSSEGLASANASSDEALIPDMCAMPVAEQTESNPQKERKSVHERIRVPVSYDDLFFGEVPVDASEAQAQDSSV, encoded by the exons ATGGAGGGAGAAGAGAGTGTGTTGGATGCTATATATGAAGATGAAGACGGGTTTGAAACCATGGAAGATGTTGATATGGTTGATGTGGAAGAAGGGGAGATTGCTGGTGACCATGATTTACATTCTGGAGAGGGACAGAATGGTGGCATGGATGGAGACAAGGATAAAGATGGGATCTTGGGTAACAAGGATGGGCAGAATCAgccaaacaagaacaagaggaagaagaataagaagaagaagaagagaagaaacggTCCTGTGATGGGGAAGCCCATGGATTTAGACAG GTTTGTTAGGGATACTTGTAGACGCCTCAAGGAGAAGAAGTCTTACATGGTATACACTGCTGTTGGGTGTCTTGGAATTCCTGCCTTAAGTGATCTTGTCAATGAG GTGGAAGCAATCGAGACATGTGGAGGTCAGGTGACTGCTGATGGTAGTAGGAAACGATCAGGAGGTGGTGTGTTGTGGAACATCATCAAAGCGAGACAACCCGCATCTTACAGAGAGATAATGAAAAAGACCAGGGATTTTGAG AAGCAATTCAGGTATCCTAACACAAGACCAAAGTTAGGGCCAAAAAAAGATGAGGGTAGCTCCTCCGAAGGACTTGCCTCCGCAAATGCATCTTCTGATGAAGCTCTGATCCCTGACATGTGTGCTATGCCGGTAGCTGAGCAGACTGAATCCAACCCGCAAAAAGAAAGGAAATCTGTTCATGAGAGGATCAGAGTACCTGTTTCGTATGATGACCTTTTTTTCGGAGAAGTACCTGTGGATGCTTCAGAAGCACAAGCGCAAGACTCTTCTGTTTAA
- the LOC111206182 gene encoding uncharacterized protein LOC111206182: MVTLETTTPLEKLKRIVCEDYGVDHIVLNTEFSYSMVNQRGNPPIIITNDRQTSNFVAYAKKDSSTILCVTFYGLGVNQKERVNIDLNKEPCDSSNVEDEEVPEITRADFVKPSKESYDTRKDDVAADGSGDAGLRIENNGDSEKDGRAWRGDFVKKDQIFRSKEVLKATMEILAMKNNFDYTVFKSTRKWWYIRCKDALCNWTVRAEGIDGSTYFMINQCEGRHSCAPSKKRKFGKTASARTIGTLIQHRFGDANDGPKANEIIQFMRLEHSCEITYCTLGKLVSLLLQLLEGRFMYLFMSFGQSVRGFYNAMRRVIVVDGTFLKNKYKGVLLVAIAVDSNSNLYPIAFGVVDSENDDSWGWFFKQLKVVIADCQDLAFVSDRNASISKAIGTTKGLTALVEKASRAYRDIEFQERITEIFEMSPELGRYLREADVRKWACSLFPGESSKHLDPLTTKVEKKIDRRIVKAKGFQVYKVDDFKSLVKGDIYDCHVDLERRTCTCGKYNIGKIPCRHAILAIYSRGMEVHRFTDGLYTTAAWRTAYAESTNPIVVPECEWNVPAEVKLAKVLPPETRKSAGRPIKRRYESVEDKIKSSQGSRKNKKHKCSRCGTEGHKRGTCDLPI, translated from the exons ATGGTAACATTAGAAACTACTACTCCATTGGAGAAGCTCAAGAGGATCGTGTGTGAGGATTATGGGGTGGACCATATTGTTCTTAATACCGAGTTCAGTTATTCGATGGTGAATCAAAGAGGGAATCCTCCAATTATTATCACCAATGATCGGCAAACATCTAATTTTGTGGCGTATGCAAAGAAGGATTCATCTACTATCTTGTGTGTCACGTTCTATGGTTTGGGTGTAAATCAAAAAGAACGAGTCAATATTGATTTGAATAAGGAGCCGTGTGATTCAAGTaatgttgaggatgaagaagttccTGAGATAACTCGAGCAGATTTTGTGAAGCCGTCAAAGGAGTCTTATGATACAAGGAAAGATGATGTCGCTGCGGATGGTTCCGGTGATGCTGGGTTAAGGATTGAAAACAATGGAGACAGTGAAAAGGATGGTCGAGCCTGGAGAGGAGATTTCGTGAAGAAGGATCAAATTTTCAGAAGTAAAGAGGTTCTGAAGGCCACAATGGAAATTTTGGCGATGAAGAATAATTTTGATTACACTGTTTTCAAATCCACGAGAAAATGGTGGTATATTCGATGTAAAGATGCATTGTGCAACTGGACTGTGCGTGCAGAAGGTATAGATGGGTCTACATATTTCATGATCAACCAGTGCGAGGGAAGACATTCATGTGCTCCTTCAAAGAAAAGGAAATTCGGGAAAACAGCATCGGCAAGAACAATTGGGACTCTGATACAACATCGATTTGGTGATGCAAACGATGGCCCAAAAGCAAATGAAATCATTCAATTTATGAGATTGGAGCATAGTTGTGAGATTACTTACTGCACGCTTGGGAAGCTCGTGAGTTTGCTATTGCAGCTGCTAGAG GGAAGATTCATGTATCTATTTATGTCATTTGGGCAATCAGTTAGAGGATTCTACAATGCAATGCGAAGGGTGATTGTTGTTGATGGaacttttctgaaaaataaatacaaaggaGTTCTACTTGTTGCTATTGCTGTAGATAGTAACTCTAATTTGTATCCGATTGCATTTGGGGTTGTTGATTCGGAGAATGACGATTCATGGGGGTGGTTCTTCAAACAGTTGAAAGTGGTTATTGCTGATTGTCAAGACCTAGCTTTTGTCTCAGATAGAAATGCATCTATTTCTAAAGCGATTGGGACT ACAAAAGGGTTGACTGCCTTGGTGGAAAAAGCTTCACGGGCATATAGGGACATTGAATTTCAGGAACGTATCACCGAAATTTTTGAAATGAGTCCTGAGCTTGGAAGATATCTGCGGGAGGCTGATGTGCGCAAATGGGCTTGTTCTCTCTTCCCTGGTGAAAG CTCTAAGCATCTTGATCCTTTAACCACTAAGGTGGAGAAAAAGATTGATAGGAGAATTGTGAAGGCAAAAGGGTTTCAAGTCTACAAGGTTGACGACTTCAAATCGCTTGTGAAAGGAGACATATATGATTGTCATGTTGATTTGGAAAGAAGAACATGCACATGTGGGAAGTACAATATAGGAAAAATTCCTTGCCGACACGCCATTCTTGCCATTTATTCACGAG GCATGGAAGTGCACAGATTTACTGACGGCTTATACACCACTGCAGCGTGGAGAACCGCCTATGCGGAATCCACTAATCCAATAGTAGTTCCAGAGTGTGAATGGAATGTCCCTGCTGAGGTTAAACTTGCTAAGGTTTTACCACCAGAGACAAGAAAGAGTGCTGGTCGGCCAATAAAGAGAAGGtatgaatcagtagaagacaaaATAAAATCTTCTCAAGGATCAAGAAAGAATAAAAAGCACAAGTGCAGTCGTTGTGGTACCGAAGGACACAAGAGAGGAACATGTGATTTACCCATCTAG